One window of the Micropterus dolomieu isolate WLL.071019.BEF.003 ecotype Adirondacks linkage group LG08, ASM2129224v1, whole genome shotgun sequence genome contains the following:
- the zgc:113363 gene encoding myoD family inhibitor, with product MDVTSHCSGSDITESGANKIPIQSECISSQPTANGKLPHHNAEEAPPPLSDRAEDGDISDDSLTYTNDISRLLPTQPASALRKQKGVDSSSVSPPPVCTPPSSSVTSPPPSRSSTCNRKSCSLPQHHHHHHHPHSTNQKRLSSSKSHGSIKTDAAHIKEVAGDDCCVHCLLACLFCEMLSMCSALGECLVCGVGGAGCCDAATGCCCCVEAAGEAACTEEACQAVLDCGIMEDCCGSSDCLEICLECCSICFPT from the exons ATGGATGTGACATCACACTGCAGCGGCTCTGACATCACTGAGAGCGGAGCCAATAAGATCCCAATCCAATCAGAATGCATCTCGAGCCAGCCGACAGCCAATGGGAAGCTCCCACATCACAACGCAG AGGAAGCTCCCCCGCCTCTCTCTGATAGGGCAGAAGATGGTGACATCAGTGATGACTCTTTAACCTACACCAATGACATCTCTCGCCTCCTGCCCACACAGCCGGCTTCCGCACTCCGAAAACAGAAAG GTGTGGACAGCTCATCAGTGTCTCCTCCTCCCGTCTGTACTCCTCCATCTTCCTCCgtcacctctcctcctccttctcggTCATCCACCTGTAACAGAAAAAGCTGCAGCCTTcctcaacatcatcatcatcatcatcatccacacAGCACCAATCAGAAGCGTCTCTCCTCCTCTAAAAGCCACGGCTCCATCAAGACAGACGCCGCCCACATTAAGGAGGTTGCTGGAGATG ACTGTTGCGTTCACTGTCTCCTGGCCTGTCTGTTCTGCGAGATGCTGTCCATGTGTTCGGCTCTGGGAGAGTGTCTGGTGTGCGGAGTGGGCGGGGCCGGGTGTTGCGACGCTGCCACTGGCTGTTGCTGCTGCGTGGAGGCGGCAGGGGAGGCGGCCTGCACAGAGGAGGCGTGTCAGGCCGTGTTGGATTGTGGGATAATGGAGGATTGTTGCGGCTCGTCGGACTGCTTGGAGATCTGTCTGGAGTGCTGCTCCATCTGCTTCCCCACATAg